In the Campylobacter concisus genome, one interval contains:
- the era gene encoding GTPase Era has protein sequence MKSGFVSIIGRTNAGKSSFLNALLNEKITIVSHKQNATRRKINGIVMNGEDQIIFTDTPGLHESNKAINQLLISQAIKSMGDCDLIVFLAPIHDGTSDYEKFLALNPEKPHILVLTKVDESSNAKVLEKITQYQKFQDKFAALLTFSTKQPTYKKPLLDEICKLLPEHEYFYDPEFLTSTNEKEIFREFILEAIYENLSDEIPYLSDTIIKSVKEKIGITEIFASIITEREIHKSMIIGKNGETIKRIGIFARKLIQNLTGSKVFLKLDVVVKKGWSKEEKSLNKIIGY, from the coding sequence TTGAAATCAGGCTTTGTTAGCATCATAGGACGCACAAATGCTGGCAAAAGCTCGTTTTTAAATGCCTTATTGAACGAAAAGATCACCATTGTCTCGCACAAGCAAAACGCAACTCGCAGAAAGATAAATGGCATCGTGATGAACGGTGAAGATCAGATCATCTTCACCGACACGCCAGGACTTCACGAGAGCAACAAGGCGATAAATCAACTACTAATTAGCCAAGCTATAAAATCGATGGGAGATTGCGATCTCATCGTATTTTTAGCACCTATTCATGATGGCACAAGCGACTATGAGAAATTCCTAGCTCTAAATCCTGAAAAACCGCACATCTTAGTGCTAACAAAAGTCGATGAGAGCTCAAACGCTAAAGTCTTAGAAAAGATCACTCAGTACCAGAAATTTCAAGATAAATTTGCAGCTTTGCTTACTTTTAGCACCAAGCAACCTACTTATAAAAAGCCGCTTCTTGATGAAATTTGCAAGCTTTTGCCAGAGCATGAATATTTTTACGATCCAGAATTTCTTACTTCAACAAATGAAAAAGAAATTTTTAGAGAATTTATATTAGAAGCGATATATGAAAATTTAAGCGATGAGATTCCATATCTTAGCGATACGATCATAAAAAGTGTAAAAGAAAAAATAGGTATAACTGAAATTTTTGCAAGTATCATCACTGAGCGTGAAATCCATAAAAGTATGATCATCGGTAAGAATGGTGAAACGATAAAACGAATAGGAATTTTTGCAAGAAAGTTAATACAAAATTTAACCGGATCAAAGGTCTTTTTAAAGCTTGATGTAGTCGTTAAAAAAGGTTGGAGCAAAGAAGAAAAGAGCCTTAATAAAATAATTGGTTATTGA
- a CDS encoding C4-dicarboxylate ABC transporter — protein sequence MLKLRKINDNPIVTLDPYEYEGFRFSNSNVDTLSLSKNILKRDFFISYIEYKDIITATINISRTIDDEDIENNISIKIYEELSLDPAIDYKIVYFESNVEKEDRIFNVFIATNETINKIFKNISKRVPFIDYVVVEPLLYSAIYKKGLLPSTQSDCFLTFRADEAFISIYVNGEYLTSRGLRYTLNYLKDKFIEQSGERVSLESFLDILKTRGLLDSNEEGFSYDLNTVFEDYIFYVNDTINVVNRIYSINIKNIYIDCDYKIERFEKFINTKLGTNATKLNTSTVINSKNLAISERYNMMALYANFYKKEAFNADFNFSNLLRPDPFTKRKSGKFILTCAAAFCLSMSYPLYNYIAGSILEADSQRLSDELDVLNTQAAQIRSTLERLKKDQNDIKGLTDKEEEKLNFRKGLLQEIENKKDHYVMKGLNLFEITDMINNNSVFITNIKNNDKNLTVTVVSDNEKRITQLIKDISKMPKYSVNTKKIKEDKQNNEYESNISIEIRQ from the coding sequence ATGTTAAAGCTTAGAAAAATTAACGATAATCCAATCGTTACACTAGATCCTTATGAATATGAAGGTTTTAGATTTTCTAATAGCAATGTCGATACGCTAAGTCTTTCAAAGAATATTCTAAAGCGAGACTTTTTTATATCTTATATCGAGTACAAAGATATAATAACAGCTACCATAAACATCTCAAGAACAATAGATGATGAGGATATTGAAAACAATATCTCTATCAAAATTTACGAAGAGCTCTCTCTTGATCCTGCGATTGACTATAAAATAGTTTATTTTGAAAGCAATGTTGAAAAAGAAGATAGGATTTTTAATGTTTTTATTGCTACAAATGAAACGATAAATAAAATTTTTAAAAATATTTCTAAAAGAGTACCTTTTATAGATTATGTCGTTGTAGAGCCACTTTTATATAGTGCTATATATAAAAAAGGCTTGCTTCCTAGCACTCAGAGTGATTGTTTTTTGACATTTAGGGCCGATGAAGCATTTATAAGCATTTATGTAAATGGAGAATACCTTACATCAAGAGGTTTAAGATACACACTAAATTATCTAAAAGATAAATTTATAGAGCAAAGCGGCGAAAGAGTAAGCCTAGAAAGTTTTTTAGATATCCTAAAGACAAGAGGACTTTTAGATAGCAATGAAGAAGGCTTTAGCTACGATCTAAATACTGTTTTTGAGGACTATATATTTTACGTAAATGACACGATAAATGTTGTCAATAGAATCTATAGCATAAATATAAAAAATATCTATATTGACTGTGACTATAAAATAGAGCGTTTTGAAAAATTTATCAATACAAAGCTTGGCACAAATGCTACGAAATTAAATACAAGCACTGTAATAAATTCTAAAAATTTAGCCATTAGTGAACGATATAACATGATGGCTTTGTATGCAAATTTTTATAAAAAAGAGGCCTTTAATGCTGATTTTAACTTCTCAAATTTGCTCAGGCCTGATCCGTTCACAAAAAGAAAAAGTGGTAAATTTATACTGACATGTGCTGCTGCTTTTTGCCTAAGCATGTCCTATCCTCTTTATAATTATATAGCTGGCAGTATTTTAGAGGCAGATTCGCAAAGACTAAGCGATGAGCTTGATGTACTTAATACACAAGCAGCACAAATAAGAAGTACTCTTGAAAGACTAAAAAAAGATCAAAATGATATAAAGGGATTAACTGATAAAGAGGAAGAGAAGTTAAATTTTAGAAAAGGATTACTTCAAGAAATTGAAAACAAAAAAGATCACTACGTAATGAAAGGTTTAAATCTTTTTGAAATTACAGATATGATAAACAATAATAGCGTTTTTATAACAAATATTAAAAATAACGATAAAAATTTAACTGTAACGGTTGTTAGCGATAATGAAAAAAGGATTACGCAGCTGATAAAAGATATTAGCAAGATGCCTAAATATTCAGTAAATACAAAAAAAATTAAAGAAGATAAGCAAAACAACGAGTATGAAAGTAATATAAGTATAGAGATTAGGCAATGA
- a CDS encoding pilus assembly protein PilO, translated as MRQDVLSKIDKYFDAKKQSETNIIFLGSALIIIYIVYMLCFDPSQDFYDERFNSHTKISNDLSRTRDYLRSTSSPSGDKNFKINEESKILEALKSKYSSVLKFNAHFDSKLKELSFLLFNDQNWANFLDNIVSLAKQNNIKILELKSDIKEPNFQKIEQILNIDLTFLGGFKDMLSYINGLEESKLVVDLHKMDVNSTQKELGAKISISVWGMKY; from the coding sequence ATGAGACAAGACGTTTTAAGTAAAATAGATAAGTATTTTGACGCAAAAAAACAAAGCGAAACAAATATAATTTTTTTGGGTTCAGCCTTAATTATTATTTATATTGTTTATATGCTTTGCTTTGATCCGTCGCAAGATTTTTATGATGAAAGATTTAATTCGCATACTAAAATTAGCAATGATCTTTCAAGAACAAGAGATTATTTAAGATCAACTAGCTCACCTAGTGGGGATAAAAATTTTAAAATAAATGAAGAGTCCAAAATACTTGAAGCGCTAAAAAGCAAATATTCTAGCGTTTTAAAATTTAATGCCCATTTTGATTCAAAGCTAAAAGAACTATCATTTTTATTATTTAACGATCAAAATTGGGCAAATTTTTTAGACAACATCGTATCTTTAGCAAAGCAAAATAATATAAAAATTTTAGAATTAAAAAGCGATATAAAAGAGCCAAATTTCCAAAAGATTGAGCAAATTTTAAATATTGACTTGACATTTTTGGGAGGTTTTAAAGATATGCTTTCATATATAAATGGTCTTGAAGAATCAAAGCTAGTAGTTGATCTTCATAAAATGGATGTAAATTCTACCCAAAAAGAGCTTGGCGCTAAGATCTCAATATCTGTTTGGGGGATGAAATACTAA
- the mshL gene encoding pilus (MSHA type) biogenesis protein MshL, whose amino-acid sequence MLRLRLNKILIIGALICLNMNYASANESSCLSKNFNMKISDDVALVDVLNQLSEMCNFSIVAKDTYSKTELKDKVFGVNIRNMSLSEVFDLLLSEKNLSYEFSNNVLKISSLKTQIFKLDYITSIREGTAVTQASVDATPSEISSGSSSSDNSQDDSSQGSSNLIKTTERFDFWEKLDAELKAILNNSSEHITAPDPIINQNAGLITVTATPSQLKRVEKYIDEMQKRLKKQVIIDVSIISVELNNEYKQGVDWSKFELGFNTYIGNSRNNPSSSATWTNKGNSLSDGFGRTLNIAANLNFSLDGMINFLETNGKTKVISSPKVTTLNNQQALISVGDNINYRVQQKTDNGNSNSDRLTTTYKQYSVFIGILLNLLPEVSDNNKIMLRINPSLSNFKYAEDDTRQNALREIAPDTVQKKLSTVVQVDSGDTIILGGLIGQTKGKNNTSVPLLSDIPLIGGVFKSTRDNIKTTELIFVITPHVVDFDKKKPLNQSLKDLGFSKTIYE is encoded by the coding sequence ATGTTGAGATTAAGATTAAATAAAATATTAATAATAGGTGCACTAATTTGTTTAAATATGAATTATGCTAGTGCCAACGAAAGTAGTTGTTTAAGCAAGAATTTTAATATGAAAATTTCAGATGATGTTGCGCTAGTAGATGTGTTAAATCAGCTTTCAGAGATGTGTAACTTTAGTATTGTTGCAAAGGATACTTATAGTAAAACGGAGCTAAAAGATAAAGTTTTTGGCGTTAATATCAGAAATATGAGTCTTAGCGAAGTTTTTGACCTGCTTTTAAGTGAGAAAAATTTAAGCTACGAGTTTTCAAATAATGTATTAAAAATTTCATCTTTAAAAACTCAAATTTTTAAACTAGATTATATAACTTCTATTAGAGAAGGAACTGCTGTCACCCAAGCTTCAGTGGATGCTACTCCATCTGAAATTTCTAGTGGTTCAAGTAGCAGTGATAATTCCCAAGATGATAGCTCTCAAGGCTCAAGCAACCTTATAAAAACTACCGAAAGGTTTGACTTTTGGGAAAAACTAGATGCTGAGCTCAAAGCTATTTTAAATAATAGTAGCGAACATATCACAGCACCTGATCCTATCATAAATCAAAACGCAGGCCTTATCACTGTTACGGCCACTCCTTCTCAACTTAAGCGAGTCGAAAAATATATAGATGAAATGCAAAAAAGACTAAAAAAACAAGTAATTATTGATGTTTCTATTATTTCAGTTGAGTTAAATAATGAATACAAGCAAGGCGTTGATTGGAGTAAATTTGAACTTGGGTTTAATACATACATTGGTAATTCAAGAAACAATCCTAGCTCAAGTGCTACTTGGACAAATAAAGGAAATAGCCTAAGTGATGGATTTGGACGTACATTAAATATTGCAGCTAATTTAAATTTCAGCCTTGATGGAATGATAAATTTTCTTGAAACAAATGGAAAGACAAAGGTTATATCAAGCCCAAAAGTGACAACACTTAATAATCAACAAGCACTAATCTCAGTTGGTGATAATATAAACTACCGTGTTCAACAAAAAACTGACAATGGAAACAGCAATAGTGATAGGCTAACAACTACCTACAAGCAATACTCTGTTTTTATTGGCATATTATTAAATTTATTACCAGAAGTTTCTGATAACAACAAAATCATGCTTCGAATCAATCCATCGCTTAGTAACTTTAAATACGCTGAAGACGACACAAGACAAAATGCGTTAAGAGAGATTGCTCCAGATACGGTACAAAAGAAGCTTTCAACTGTTGTTCAAGTTGATAGCGGTGATACTATTATTCTTGGTGGATTAATAGGCCAGACAAAGGGTAAAAATAATACTTCTGTACCTCTTCTTTCCGACATTCCACTTATAGGTGGTGTCTTTAAAAGCACAAGAGACAATATAAAAACAACAGAGCTTATCTTTGTCATCACTCCTCATGTAGTTGATTTTGACAAAAAAAAGCCACTTAATCAATCATTAAAAGACTTAGGTTTTTCTAAAACGATCTATGAATAA
- a CDS encoding ATP-binding protein — MNNKNIYTDIKDIFINEDEVADFVNLDNSITCYNKIVSALKKPLKLILFYGKPGSGKTFLLNKIASDLQKDKKLIFFPHPFFSEATFIEALCEDIYGNKLDNINNFESFVAYYSKEFKNKDEILQNQIVVILDEAQLYPTELIEKIRLMADTRLFKFLFTIHKTENEDVLAKDYFQTRIWESIELGSANTNEIIVYLQRKIGQKGYDKYLNFQKKDYDKAYELCCGNLRTLNKIMYKFYEICEYYEQNQPSKLSSEDANIKILIMSALDTGIIHA; from the coding sequence ATGAATAACAAGAATATTTATACAGATATAAAAGATATCTTTATCAACGAAGACGAAGTAGCTGATTTTGTTAATCTAGATAACTCAATCACTTGTTACAATAAGATCGTCTCAGCTCTAAAAAAGCCACTAAAGCTTATACTTTTTTATGGTAAGCCTGGCAGTGGAAAGACTTTTTTGTTAAACAAAATAGCCTCTGATCTTCAAAAGGATAAAAAATTAATTTTTTTCCCGCATCCTTTTTTTAGCGAGGCTACATTTATAGAAGCTCTTTGTGAAGATATATACGGAAATAAGCTTGATAATATAAATAATTTTGAAAGTTTTGTTGCATACTACTCAAAAGAATTTAAAAATAAAGATGAAATTTTACAAAACCAAATAGTCGTCATTCTGGATGAAGCACAACTTTATCCTACTGAATTGATCGAAAAAATAAGGCTGATGGCCGATACAAGATTATTTAAATTTCTATTTACGATTCATAAAACTGAAAATGAAGATGTGTTAGCAAAGGACTATTTTCAAACTAGAATTTGGGAGAGCATAGAGCTTGGAAGTGCAAACACGAATGAAATCATAGTTTATTTGCAAAGAAAAATAGGACAAAAGGGCTACGATAAATACCTAAATTTTCAGAAAAAAGACTATGACAAGGCCTATGAGCTTTGTTGCGGAAATCTACGCACACTAAATAAAATTATGTATAAATTTTATGAAATTTGTGAATATTATGAACAAAATCAGCCATCAAAATTAAGTAGCGAGGACGCAAATATTAAAATTTTGATAATGTCTGCACTTGATACAGGAATAATTCATGCTTGA
- a CDS encoding transformation system protein, whose protein sequence is MLELQEIQRLEKLYEEYEKKNKNSLLKLLSHKKLGLLIITILLIAFIFGAFLFFSNTKNKKETTSTPALIEKNLTIQTNIKEKNITFAETNISKNILEDGKQKSEQAKERFESDKKQDELAEKIAKKLEQSIKLNEDNKEQAPDKKQRSGGGWLKLNLPTENENIQNEQPLPNEEIIELEPKAKPKIDIQISSENNEISMLKENFNKSKNPEIALKIARKCYQDKRYSDTIKWALSANNLDSSIEESWVMFAKAKYMLKQKDDALRALEEYNKNKNKPEINELINKIKSDTL, encoded by the coding sequence ATGCTTGAATTACAAGAAATTCAAAGGTTAGAAAAGCTTTATGAAGAGTACGAAAAAAAGAATAAAAATAGCCTTTTAAAATTGTTGTCACATAAAAAGCTAGGTCTTTTAATAATTACGATCTTGCTAATTGCTTTTATCTTTGGTGCTTTTTTATTTTTCTCAAATACTAAAAACAAAAAAGAGACAACTAGTACCCCAGCCTTAATTGAGAAAAATTTGACAATACAAACAAATATAAAAGAAAAAAACATAACCTTTGCTGAAACCAATATCAGCAAAAATATTTTAGAAGATGGCAAACAAAAAAGCGAGCAGGCAAAAGAGAGATTTGAATCAGATAAAAAACAAGATGAGCTTGCTGAGAAAATAGCTAAAAAGCTAGAACAATCCATAAAACTAAATGAAGATAATAAAGAGCAGGCACCAGATAAAAAACAAAGAAGTGGTGGCGGTTGGCTAAAGCTAAATTTACCAACTGAAAATGAAAATATACAAAATGAACAGCCTCTACCAAATGAAGAGATAATAGAATTAGAACCAAAGGCAAAGCCAAAAATTGATATTCAAATTTCAAGTGAAAACAATGAAATTTCTATGCTAAAAGAAAATTTTAATAAAAGCAAAAATCCAGAAATCGCCCTTAAAATAGCAAGAAAATGCTATCAAGATAAAAGATATAGCGACACTATAAAATGGGCACTATCGGCAAATAATTTAGATAGTAGCATTGAGGAGTCTTGGGTCATGTTTGCTAAGGCAAAATATATGCTAAAACAAAAAGATGACGCATTGCGTGCATTAGAAGAATATAATAAAAATAAAAATAAGCCAGAAATAAATGAGCTAATAAATAAGATAAAAAGTGATACCTTGTGA
- a CDS encoding GspE/PulE family protein, with protein MNNLENLTLKTLEQLNKLNNEQILKIIEIKKINEKSLLAILLEENMLEEEIFFEILSDIYRRGHTDIDEISTSLQIDQKRFIQYVCYKFKITFFDLDDIDIDYRISEKLSTSQLKSYNAIPVKEDEISVYVAFKNPFDVIIQDKVQNLFNRKLLKVACADPAQIEKYINKIALNESIKDVVSEIRKELSSSTSQGQNTESSGILKLIEIILKTSIQSRASDIHIEPTETNCIVRSRIDGMLSETFIFDKDIYPPMVSRMKLLSNMDIAERRRPQDGRFSAQILDKEYDFRISTLPILNGESIVLRILDKSKVIINIEDLGMHPDNFAKFKKSMKAPYGIILVTGPTGSGKTTTLYGALNDIKSVKTKIITVEDPVEYQLNMIQQVHVNEKAGLTFISALRSILRQDPDIIMIGEIRDQETLRIAIQAALTGHLVFSTLHTNDAISALPRMVDMGIEPYLVSGALVCIEAQRLVRKLCPYCKQKVTLSQKALDEIKKFLPEDYQFYKSVGCQHCSQTGYLGREMISEILSISDHIASIVANNASKEELKKAAYDEGFIDMFHDGVIRAANGVTTIEEVYRVAKI; from the coding sequence ATGAATAATTTAGAAAATTTAACGCTAAAAACATTAGAGCAACTTAATAAACTAAATAATGAGCAAATTTTAAAGATTATAGAGATAAAAAAGATAAACGAAAAAAGTCTTTTGGCTATTTTGCTTGAAGAAAATATGCTAGAAGAAGAGATTTTTTTTGAAATTCTATCTGATATTTATAGAAGAGGACACACTGACATTGATGAAATTTCGACTAGTCTTCAGATAGATCAAAAGCGCTTTATTCAATATGTATGTTATAAATTTAAAATCACATTTTTTGATCTTGATGATATAGATATCGACTACCGTATCAGTGAAAAACTAAGCACCTCGCAGTTAAAATCATATAACGCCATACCCGTAAAAGAAGACGAGATAAGCGTTTATGTTGCTTTTAAAAATCCTTTTGACGTGATCATTCAAGATAAAGTTCAAAATTTATTTAACAGAAAGCTATTAAAAGTAGCTTGCGCAGATCCAGCCCAGATAGAAAAGTATATAAACAAAATAGCCCTTAACGAAAGCATAAAAGACGTCGTTTCAGAGATCAGAAAAGAGCTTTCTAGCTCAACTAGCCAAGGTCAAAACACGGAAAGTTCTGGTATTTTAAAGCTTATTGAGATTATTTTAAAAACTTCCATTCAAAGTAGAGCAAGTGATATTCACATTGAGCCAACAGAGACAAACTGTATTGTAAGAAGCAGGATAGATGGTATGCTAAGCGAGACTTTTATCTTCGATAAAGATATCTATCCGCCGATGGTTAGTCGTATGAAGCTACTTTCAAACATGGACATTGCGGAGCGTCGCCGCCCACAAGATGGTAGATTTTCAGCTCAAATTTTAGACAAAGAGTACGATTTTCGTATCTCTACGCTACCTATCTTAAATGGCGAAAGCATAGTTTTAAGAATTTTGGACAAATCAAAAGTTATCATAAACATTGAAGACCTTGGTATGCATCCAGATAACTTTGCTAAATTTAAAAAGAGTATGAAAGCGCCTTATGGCATTATCCTAGTTACTGGTCCGACAGGATCAGGAAAAACGACTACACTTTACGGTGCATTAAATGATATAAAAAGTGTAAAAACTAAGATTATTACCGTTGAAGATCCGGTCGAGTATCAGCTAAATATGATCCAACAAGTACATGTCAATGAGAAGGCTGGGCTTACTTTTATCTCGGCTCTGCGCTCTATTTTGAGGCAAGATCCAGATATTATTATGATAGGCGAGATCAGAGATCAAGAGACGCTTAGAATCGCAATTCAAGCGGCACTAACTGGTCACTTAGTTTTTTCTACACTTCATACAAATGACGCTATTAGCGCTTTACCTCGTATGGTTGATATGGGCATTGAGCCATATCTAGTAAGTGGCGCACTAGTTTGCATCGAGGCTCAAAGGCTTGTAAGAAAGCTTTGTCCGTATTGCAAACAAAAAGTCACGCTATCTCAAAAAGCTCTTGATGAGATTAAGAAATTTCTTCCTGAAGATTATCAATTTTATAAAAGCGTAGGTTGCCAGCACTGCTCGCAAACTGGATATCTAGGGCGTGAAATGATAAGCGAAATATTATCTATCAGCGATCATATAGCAAGTATCGTAGCAAATAACGCTTCAAAAGAAGAGCTTAAAAAGGCTGCCTATGACGAAGGCTTTATAGATATGTTCCATGATGGCGTTATACGCGCAGCAAATGGTGTAACAACAATCGAAGAAGTATATAGAGTTGCCAAGATATGA
- a CDS encoding type II secretion system F family protein codes for MKFYEIEYIKDGKRQKMSLKANSKNDVKNRVNIQGMIVKIKETQVSSINNDFLDLQEKFNKIFSSSKVKIPALVATIRQLSVMTNAGISIHDGIKETANATEDKRLKTIFQTLDEDLNQGASLTQSIENFQEELGDVTVAMVRLGESTGNMADALSKLASILQEVCDNQQKFKKAIRYPITVICSIILAFIVLMTSVVPQFREIFSQLNADLPLPTKILLNIEYIMSNYGIYIIVVLVAFAFLLKRQYSNDENFRDKVDKYLLKVYLVGKIIFFANMSRFNLIFTELVRAGLPIADALDTAVVTVSNQDIRNKLTAVKVLVGRGISLTEAFRQTGLYEGMLIQMIGAGEQSGSLDDMTQKVTDYYRVKFNDIIDNISNYIEPILLIFIAAMVLLLALGIFMPMWDMAKAVKN; via the coding sequence ATGAAATTTTACGAAATAGAATATATAAAAGATGGCAAACGCCAAAAGATGAGCCTAAAGGCCAATAGCAAAAATGATGTAAAAAATCGTGTAAATATTCAAGGCATGATAGTAAAGATAAAAGAAACTCAGGTCTCAAGTATCAACAATGATTTTTTGGACTTGCAAGAAAAATTTAACAAAATTTTCTCTTCTTCGAAAGTAAAAATTCCAGCTCTAGTTGCTACCATAAGGCAACTTAGCGTTATGACTAATGCTGGTATATCAATACATGATGGCATAAAAGAGACAGCAAATGCTACCGAGGATAAAAGGCTAAAAACAATATTTCAAACGCTAGATGAAGACCTAAATCAAGGTGCAAGTTTAACTCAAAGTATAGAAAATTTTCAAGAAGAGCTAGGCGATGTCACTGTCGCTATGGTAAGGCTTGGAGAGAGTACTGGTAATATGGCTGATGCATTATCAAAGCTAGCTTCTATCTTGCAAGAAGTCTGTGATAACCAGCAAAAATTTAAAAAAGCCATAAGGTATCCAATAACCGTAATATGCTCTATAATTTTGGCTTTTATTGTGCTCATGACATCAGTTGTTCCGCAATTTCGAGAAATTTTTAGCCAGCTTAATGCCGACCTCCCTCTTCCTACTAAAATTTTACTAAACATTGAATACATAATGAGCAATTACGGCATATATATAATAGTTGTTCTTGTCGCATTTGCTTTTTTGCTAAAAAGGCAATATTCAAATGATGAAAATTTTAGGGATAAGGTCGATAAATATCTACTAAAAGTCTATCTTGTGGGCAAGATAATATTTTTTGCAAATATGAGTAGATTTAATCTAATCTTTACAGAGCTTGTTCGCGCGGGACTTCCTATTGCTGATGCGCTAGATACTGCCGTTGTAACTGTTTCAAATCAAGACATAAGAAATAAGCTAACTGCTGTAAAAGTACTGGTTGGTCGTGGCATAAGCTTAACCGAGGCCTTTAGGCAAACTGGGCTTTATGAGGGTATGCTTATACAGATGATAGGTGCTGGCGAACAAAGTGGTAGCTTAGATGACATGACACAAAAAGTTACTGATTATTATAGAGTGAAATTTAATGATATTATTGATAATATTTCAAACTATATTGAGCCGATACTACTAATATTTATCGCAGCTATGGTGCTTTTGCTCGCCCTTGGTATATTTATGCCAATGT